In Sorghum bicolor cultivar BTx623 chromosome 10, Sorghum_bicolor_NCBIv3, whole genome shotgun sequence, one genomic interval encodes:
- the LOC8065043 gene encoding dehydrogenase/reductase SDR family member 12 has translation MFIQKAWRTAAFGLYGFTQFTKSGFLEHAKKFREEDMQIRLDGKNCLVTGANSGIGFATAEGLASHGATVYMLCRNKERGEAALDQIRSKTGNANVHLEICDLSSINEVKSFATKFTSMDKPLHVLVNNAGLLEHKRETTAEGLELNFAVNVAATYTLTELVMPLLEKAAPDARVITVASGGMYTEPLNKDLQFTEGTFDGTQQYARNKRVQVALTEWWAEKYGNKGVGFYSMHPGWADTPGVAKSLPGLSEKLSGNLRTNDEGADTVVWLALQPKEKLASGAFYFDRAEAPKHLKFAGTAASHAQINSIVHSIRSICGFSVKG, from the exons ATGTTTATCCAGAAG GCATGGCGGACGGCGGCGTTTGGGCTCTACGGCTTCACCCAGTTCACCAAATCCGGTTTCCT GGAGCATGCAAAGAAATTCAGAGAGGAGGATATGCAGATCCGGTTGGATGGGAAAAATTGCCTGGTAACTGGAGCGAATTCTGGCATTGGTTTTGCTAcagctgagggtttggcttcacA TGGTGCTACCGTCTATATGCTCTGTCGTAACAAGGAGAGAGGGGAGGCTGCTCTTGACCAAATAAGATCCAAAACTGGCAATGCAAATGTTCATCTGGAG ATATGTGACCTTTCATCTATCAATGAAGTAAAATCGTTTGCAACAAAGTTCACTTCAATGGATAAACCACTCCATGTCTTG GTAAACAATGCTGGCTTACTAGAGCACAAGCGTGAGACTACAGCAGAAGG GTTGGAGCTCAATTTTGCTGTCAATGTAGCTGCAACATACACTTTAACAGAGCTAGTTATGCCGTTATTGGAGAAAGCAGCACCAGATGCTCGTGTCATCACAGTTGCATCAGGAGGCATGTACACCGAGCCACTGAACAAGgacttacag TTCACCGAAGGCACCttcgatgggacacaacaatatGCTCGAAACAAAAGAGTTCAG GTGGCACTCACTGAATGGTGGGCTGAGAAATACGGCAACAAGGGAGTTGGTTTCTACTCCATGCATCCTGGGTGGGCTGATACGCCTGGCGTCGCCAAGAGCTTGCCTGGATTGTCAGAAAA ATTGTCTGGAAACCTGAGAACAAATGACGAAGGAGCTGATACAGTGGTTTGGTTGGCGTTGCAACCTAAGGAGAAGTTAGCCTCAGGAGCTTTTTACTTTGACCGTGCTGAAGCACCAAAACATTTGAAGTTTGCTGGGACTGCAGCTTCGCACGCCCAGATAAACTCCATCGTTCATAGCATTAGATCCATCTGTGGCTTCTCTGTTAAAGGTTGA
- the LOC8065044 gene encoding glucan endo-1,3-beta-glucosidase 8, producing the protein MIRRQRGMARFLQLLAGAAVLLLAASQPPAAMADDNNIVEVGVNWGSQLSHPLLPDSVVKMLKKNGIARVKLFDADPWPVGALVDSGIEVMLGIPNDMLETMSSSYGNAQDWVNENVTSYGDKLKLKYVAVGNEPFLKAYNGSFMKTTFPALKNIQKALDEAGVGDKVKAVVPLNADVYVSPDDKPSSGAFRPDIDDLMTDMVKFLHDHGAPFVVNIYPFLSLYQSSNFPFEFAFFDGGKNINDKGGVNYDNVFDANYDTLVHALKKAGVPNLKVIVGEAGWPTDGNKNANLKLARRFYDGLLKKLAKNEGTPVRKGKMEVYLFGLFDEDMKSIAPGNFERHWGIFTYDGKPKFPIDLTGQGHDKLLSPVTDVKYLPSQWCVFDDGAKDKSKLPGNLQYACASGDCTALGYGCSCNGLDEKSNISYAFNMYFQMQDQDVRACEFDGLAKITDKNASTRGCLFPVQIISASGRPAPALLLLAPLLALVAMLFV; encoded by the exons ATGATCAGGCGACAACGCGGCATGGCTCGGTTCCTGCAGCTGCTGGCCGGCGCGGCCGTGCTGCTGCTAGCGGCATCACAGCCgccggccgccatggccgacgacaACAACATCGTGGAAGTCGGCGTGAACTGGGGCTCGCAGCTCTCGCACCCGCTTCTCCCCGACTCcgtggtgaagatgctcaagaagAACGGCATTGCCAGGGTGAAGTTGTTCGACGCCGACCCTTGGCCCGTCGGTGCCCTCGTCGACTCCGGCATCGAGGTCATGCTCGGCATCCCCAACGACATGCTCGAGACCATGAGCAGCAGCTACGGCAATGCCCAGGATTGGGTCAACGAGAACGTCACCTCCTACGGTGACAAGCTTAAGCTCAA GTATGTGGCAGTGGGGAACGAGCCATttctcaaggcctacaacgggTCATTCATGAAGACCACCTTCCCGGCGCTCAAGAACATCCAGAAGGCACTTGACGAGGCCGGCGTCGGCGACAAAGTGAAGGCAGTCGTCCCGCTCAACGCCGACGTGTACGTCTCCCCCGACGACAAGCCATCGTCCGGCGCGTTCCGGCCTGACATCGACGACCTCATGACGGACATGGTCAAGTTCCTGCACGACCACGGCGCGCCATTCGTCGTCAACATCTACCCCTTCCTCAGCCTGTACCAGAGCAGCAACTTCCCCTTCGAGTTCGCCTTCTTCGACGGCGGCAAGAACATCAACGACAAGGGCGGCGTCAACTACGACAACGTGTTCGACGCCAACTACGACACGCTCGTGCACGCGTTGAAGAAGGCCGGCGTGCCCAACCTCAAGGTCATCGTCGGCGAGGCCGGCTGGCCTACCGACGGCAACAAGAACGCCAACCTCAAGCTGGCGCGGCGGTTCTACGACGGCCTCCTCAAGAAGCTGGCCAAGAACGAAGGCACCCCGGTCCGGAAGGGCAAGATGGAGGTCTACCTGTTCGGCCTGTTCGACGAGGACATGAAGAGCATCGCGCCGGGGAACTTCGAGCGGCACTGGGGCATCTTCACCTACGACGGCAAGCCCAAGTTCCCCATCGATCTGACGGGGCAGGGCCATGACAAGCTCCTCTCGCCGGTGACTGACGTCAAGTACCTCCCGAGCCAGTGGTGCGTGTTCGACGACGGGGCCAAGGACAAGTCGAAGCTGCCAGGAAACCTGCAGTACGCATGTGCGAGCGGCGACTGCACGGCGCTCGGCTACGGCTGCTCCTGCAACGGGCTGgacgagaagagcaacatctcCTACGCCTTCAACATGTACTTCCAGATGCAGGACCAGGATGTGCGCGCCTGCGAATTCGACGGGCTCGCCAAGATAACAGACAAGAACGCCTCCACGCGCGGCTGCCTGTTCCCGGTCCAGATAATCAGCGCCAGTGGTCGGCCGGCGCCAGCTCTGCTGTTGTTGGCGCCGCTTTTGGCATTGGTTGCGATGTTGTTTGTGTAG
- the LOC8079327 gene encoding syntaxin-124: MNDLFSSSSFKKYADSSPATSAGGTDAGSESVVNLDKFFEDVEAVKEDMRGLEGMYKGLQSTNEETKTAHDARTVKSLRSRMDKDVEQVLRRAKAIKGKLEELDRSNATSRKVPGCGPGSSTDRTRTSVVAGLGKKLKDLMDDFQGLRARMAAEYKETVARRYYTVTGEKPEDSTIEALISSGESESFLQKAIQEQGRGQVMDTISEIQERHDAVKDIERSLMDLHQVFLDMAALVEAQGHQLNDIESHVAHASSFVRRGTVELESAREYQKSSRKWMCIAILASIVLIAVLVLPVLVNLRILTLPTKR; this comes from the exons ATGAACGACCTGTTCTCGTCGAGCTCGTTCAAGAAGTATGCGGATTCGAGCCCGGCGACGTCGGCGGGTGGCACGGATGCCGGCAGCGAGAGCGTGGTTAACCTGGACAAGTTCTTCGAGGATGTGGAGGCGGTGAAGGAGGACATGCGCGGGCTGGAAGGCATGTACAAGGGCCTCCAGTCCACCAACGAGGAGACCAAGACGGCGCACGACGCCCGCACCGTCAAGTCCCTCCGCTCCCGCATGGACAAGGACGTCGAGCAGGTGCTCCGCCGCGCCAAGGCCATCAAGGGCAAGCTCGAGGAGCTCGACCGCTCCAACGCCACCTCCCGCAAGGTTCCCGGCTGCGGTCCGGGCTCCTCCACCGACCGCACCCGCACCTCCGTCGTCGCCGGCCTCGGCAAGAAGCTCAAGGACCTCATGGACGACTTCCAG GGGCTGAGGGCGAGGATGGCGGCGGAGTACAAGGAGACGGTGGCGCGGCGGTACTACACGGTGACGGGGGAGAAGCCGGAGGACAGCACGATCGAGGCGCTCATCTCGTCGGGGGAGAGCGAGTCGTTCCTGCAGAAGGCGATCCAGGAGCAAGGGCGAGGGCAGGTGATGGACACCATCTCGGAGATCCAGGAGCGGCACGACGCCGTGAAGGACATCGAGCGCAGCCTCATGGACCTGCACCAGGTGTTCCTGGACATGGCGGCGCTCGTCGAGGCGCAGGGGCACCAGCTCAACGACATCGAGAGCCACGTCGCGCACGCCAGCTCCTTCGTGCGCAGGGGCACCGTCGAGCTGGAGTCCGCGCGCGAGTACCAGAAGAGCAGCCGCAAGTGGATGTGCATCGCCATCCTCGCCAGCATCGTGCTCATCGCCGTCCTCGTCTTGCCAGTGCTCGTCAACCTCCGAATCTTGACGCTCCCCACCAAACGATGA